Genomic DNA from Comamonas resistens:
CAATCCTGGCAAGATCAATTTTGGCTCGGCCGGCAACGGTGGCATCAGCCATCTGGTGCCCGAGATGTTCAAGAGTGCAGCGGGCGTGGACCTGGTGCATATCCCCTACAAGGGCAGTGCCCCGGCCTTTACCGATCTGATCGGCGGTCAGGTGCAGTTCATGGCCGAGAGCATTCCCCAGGCTGCGGCTTATCACAAGCAGGGCAAGGTACGTGCCCTGGCCGTGACCAGCAAGGAGCGCAACCCCGCATTGCCCGAGGTGCCGACAGCGATCGAATCCGGTCTCAAGGGCTTTGAAGTCGTGGGCTTTTACGGCTTTCTGGCTCCCGCCAACACCCCCAAGGATGTGGTGGCCAAGCTCAGCAATGCCTTTGGTCAGGTCATGAACATGGCCGATGTACGCGGCCGCATGGTGGAGCAGGGCGCGGATCCTGCCTTCCTGGACTCGGAAGCCTTTGGCAAGTTCCTGGCGGCCGAAACGCCGCGCTGGGCTGCTGCGGTCAAGGCATCGGGTACGAAGCTGGATTGACACCCCCCTGAGGCGCTGTGCCTAGGCGGCCCCGCGCCTTCCCCCGCTCTCGCAGCGCTGCGCACTGCGGGCAGGGGACGCAGCCATCGCCGCGAGGCGGCTCTTGCTGGGCTGCTCTGATTCTGTCAGCGCCAGTATTGGAGGTCGTGAACGCAAAAAAGCCCGGTCACTTTGCAGTGGTCGGGCTTTTGTTTGCTATCAGTAAGAGAGCTGTTAGCGCTTTTTATACAAAGATTTCAGACTTGATCATTCCTGAAATATCGACTGGTTAAGCGGCGGCAGCTCTCAAATTAGATATGCTTGCCCGTCTGCGCGGGGCTGAACAGGTCCACGCGGTCGGTGATGATGCCGTCCGTGCCCAGGTCTATCAGGCGCTGGGCGGCCCATTCGTCGTTGACGGTGTAGCTGCTGCAGCGCAGGCCTGCGCCATGCACCTTGGCAACCAGCTCTGGGCTCCACAGGCCCTGGTTGAGCACCATGGCCGAGCAGTCCAGATCCAGCGCGATTTTCAGATCGGCGTCCCCCGTGCCGTCGGCAAGCTTGTCCACCAGCAGGCCGCGCGGGATATGGGGTGCTACCTCGCGTGCGCACTTGAGCGAGCTGGCCTTGAACGAGGTGAATAAGGGTTGGACGATGTCCTTGGGCCAGATGCGGTTCATCAGCTCGCCGCAGGCACGGCCTGTTTCCTCTTCCTGGCCGGGCGTGGGCTTGATTTCCACATTCAGGTGCAGATGGTTGGCCAGGCACCAGCGTGCCAGGGCTTCCAGCGTGGGCAGGGCCTCACCCGCATAGGCGCGCGAGTGCCAGCTGCCTGCATCGAGCTGAGCGATCTCTCCCATGGTCAGCTCGCCGCCGATGCCATGGCCGTTGGTGGTGCGCTCCAGTGTGGCGTCGTGCATCAGGAACAGCACGCCATCCTTGCTGAGCTTGGCATCGCATTCAAAGAAGCGGTAGCCATGCTGGGCGCCCAGGCGGAAGGCGCTCATGGTGTTCTCGGGGGCCAGCTTGCCGGCGCCACGGTGGGCTGCCCAGCGGGGGTAAGGCCAGGGTTTCAATGCGGTAGTCATAACTTTTGTATGCCTTTATGTGACAAGAGCACCGCAAGCTGGTGCCTGGGTGCTCTTTGAAAAGTCAGTCTGGTGTGACCTTTGGCTGAATCAGACGCGCTTGCCTGTTTCAGCGTTGAACCAGTGCAGACGGTCTTCGCGGGCGGAAATACGGGCGGTTTCGCCGGGCTTGGGGAAGGGCTTGCCTTCTTCCACGCGCACGGTCACATCCTCGTCGCCGACCTTGCCGTACAGCAGGCGTTCGGCGCCCAGTAGTTCCACGGTGTGGACCTTGAACTCCACGCCACCGGCCTCGACCAGGTCGATATGTTCGGGGCGGATGCCCAGGATCAGGCCGGGCTTGCCGTTGGGCGAGTTCTTCAGCAGGTTCATGGGGGGCGAGCCGATGAAGCTGGCCACAAAGGTGGACGCCGGCGTGTGGTAGACCTCTTCGGGCGTGCCGAACTGCTCCACATAGCCGCCGTTCATTACCACCATGCGCTGGGCCAGTGTCATGGCTTCGACCTGGTCGTGGGTCACGAACAGGCTGGTGATGCCCAGCTCGGCGTGCAGCTTCTGGATTTCCAGGCGGGTCTGGCCGCGAAGCTTGGCGTCCAGGTTGGACAGCGGCTCGTCAAACAGGAAGACCTGGGGCTGGCGCACGATGGCGCGGCCCATGGCCACGCGCTGGCGTTGGCCGCCCGACAGCTGGCGGGGCTTGCGGTCCAGCAGGTGGCTCAGTTCCAGAATCTTGGCGGCCTTGTCCACGCGGCGCTTGATTTCGTCTTCGGGTACCTTGGCGAGCTTCAGGCCATAGGCCATGTTCTCGTAGTTGGTCATGTGCGGGTACAGCGCGTAGTTCTGGAACACCATGGCGATATTGCGCTTGGCGGGTTCCAGGTCGTTGACCTTCTTGTCGCCGATCAGCAGGTCGCCGTCGGTGATTTCTTCCAGTCCGGCGATCATGCGCAGCAGAGTGGACTTGCCGCAGCCCGAGGGGCCGACCAGAACGATGAATTCGCCGTCCTTGATTTCGACGTTGATGCCGTGAATGACAGGCACGGCAGCCTTGCCGGTGCCGTAACGCTTGATGATGTTCTTCAGAGAGATGGATGCCATGAGAGGTATTCCAGGTATTCGTTCAATGGGGCAAAAGAGGGGGAGTCTTGGGGCGAGGCTTACTTCTCGGTATCCACCAGACCCTTCACAAACCACTTTTGCATCAGCATCACCACGGCCGTAGGCGGCAGCATGGCCAGGATGGCAGTGGCCATCACGATATTCCAGTCCACGCTGGCGTCGCCGCCACCGCCCAGCATGCTCTTGATACCCACGACCACGGGGTACATGTCTTCCGAGGTGGTCATGAGCAGAGGCCACAGGTACTGGTTCCAGCCGTAGATGAACTGGATCACGAACAGGGCGGCAATCGAGGTCTTGGACAAGGGCACGAGGATGTCCTTGAAAAAGCGCATGGCGCCGGCGCCGTCAATGCGGGCCGCTTCCACCAGCTCGTCCGGCACGCTCAGGAAGAACTGACGGAACAGGAAGGTGGCCGTGGCCGATGCAATCAGCGGCAGCGACAGACCGGCATAGCTGTTGAGCAGGCCCAGCTCGGCCACAACCTTGTAGGTGGGCAGGATACGCACTTCCACGGGCAGCATCAGGGTCAGGAAAATGGCCCAGAAGCAGAGCATCTTGAAGGGGAAGCGGAAGTAGACGATGGCAAAGGCCGAGAGCAGGGAGATGGCGATCTTGCCCACGGTGATGATCATGGCCACGACAAAGCTCACCCACATCATGCGCACGACATTGGTGTTGGAGCCCAGCTTGCCGGAGCCCAGCAGCGCTTCCTTGTAGTTGTCCCACATGTGGGCACCGGGCAGCAGCGGCATGGGGGCCTGCACGATGGCGTCGGCCGTATGGGTGGACGCGATCAGCGCCAGATACAGCGGGAAGGCGACGATGGCCACGCCGAGAATCAGTACGGCGTGAGAGAGGAAATTAAGCCAGGGGTTGCGATCCACCATGATCAGTACTGCACTTTCTTTTCAACATAGCGGAACTGGATCACAGTCAGCACGACAACGATAAACATCAGGATGACCGACTGCGCGGCCGAGCCGCCCAGATCCAGCGCCTTGAAGCCGTCCAGATAGACCTTGTAGACCAGGATCGAGGTCGACTGGCCGGGGCCGCCGTGGGTAGCTGCGTCGATGATGCCGAAGGTGTCGAAGAAGGCGTAGACGATGTTGATCACCAGCAGGAAGAAGGTGGTGGGCGACAGCAGAGGCAGCTGGATGTTCCAGAAACGACGCCATGGGCCGGCGCCATCAATGGAAGCCGCTTCGATCAGCGCCTTGGGGATGGACTGCAGGCCCGCAAGGAAGAACAGGAAGTTGTAGGAAATCTGTTTCCACACCGAGGCGATGACGATCAGGGTCATGGCCTGGTTTTCGTTCATCAGGTGATTCCAGTCGTAGCCCAGCTTGCCCAGGTAATAGGTCACCACACCGATGGAGGGCGAGAACATGAACACCCAGAGCACGCCGGCGATCACGGGAGCGACGGCGTAGGGCACGATCAGCAGGGTCTTGTAGACCATGGCGAAACGGATGATGCGGTCGGCAAAAATGGCCAGGGCCAGCGATGTGGCGATACCGATGCCTGCGACCAGCACGGAAAACAGTGCGGTGCGCTTGAAGGAATTCAGATAGGTGGGGTCATCGAGCAACTGTCTGAAGTTGTCCAAGCCTACCCATTCGGAGCTCATGCCGAACGCGTCTTCCATCTGGAATGACTGGAGGACAGCCTGACCAGCGGGCCAGAAAAAGAAGATACCGATGATGAGGAGCTGGGGCGCTATCAGCACCCAGGGCAGCCATCTGGATCGGAAAAGAACGCGTTTTTCCATGAGGAGTCACAAATAAAAAAACCACCGGAGCCTGGGTTCAGTCAACGTGGCATTCAAGGGGCTGTGCCTTGGGTGAAGGCACAGCGGGCCCGCAGGCGCCTTGCGGCGCCGGCAGGATTACTTCTTGTAAGAACGCTCGAAACGGGCCAGCAGTTCGTTGCCGCGGCTCACGATGGCGTCCAGCGCTTGCTGGCCGGTCTTCTTGCCTGCCCACACCTGTTCGAGTTCTTCGTCCTCGATGGTGCGGATCTGCACATAGTTGCCCAGACGGATACCGCGCGAGTTGTTGGTGACCTTGCGGATCATCTGCGTCACGGCAGTGTCGGTGCCGGGGTGCTTCTGGTAGAAGCCGGACTTGTCAGTCAGTTCATAGGCAGCCATGGTCACAGGCAGATAGCCGGTGCGTTGGTGAGAAGCTGCCTGAACCTTGGTCTGGGACAGGAATTCGAAGAACTTGGCCACGCCCTTGTAGTGTTCTGCCGACTTGCCGGCCATGACCCACAGCGAAGCGCCGCCGATCACGGTGTTCTGGGGCGCGCCCTTCACATCGGGGTAGTAGGGCAAGGGAGCCAGGCCGTAGGCGAACTTGGCGTTCTTGGCCACATCGCCGTAGAAGCCGGACGATGTCTGGATCATGGCGCACTCACCGGCGGTGAACGAAGCCTGGGCGGTGGAGGCACGGCCCTTATAGACGAATTCGCCGGCCTTGGCAGCAGCCGCCAGGTTGTCGATATGCTTGACGTGCAGAGGCGAGTTGATCTTCAGGCGGGCCTTGTAACCATTGGCGCTCAGACCGTTCTGTTCGGTGGCGAATTCCACGTTGTGCCAGGTGGAGAAGGACTCCAGCTGGGTCCAACCCTGCCATGCCAGCGTCATGGGGCAGCTATGACCGCTGGCCTTGAGCTTCTTGGCGGCTTCGAACACTTCGGGCCAGGTCTTGGGAGCCACGTCGGGGTTCAGGCCGGCCTTCTTGAAGGCGTCCTTGTTGTAATAGAAGATCGTTGTCGAGCTGTTGAAGGGGAAGCTCAGCATCTGGCCATTGGGGGCCGTGTAGTAACCAGCCACGGCGGGGATATAGGCCTTGGGGTCGAAAGCGACGCCAGCGTCGGCCATCACCTTGCCCACGGGCACGGTGGCGCCCTTGGAGGCCATCATGGTAGCGGTGCCCACTTCAAACACTTGCAGGATGTCGGGTGCATTGCCCGAGCGGAACGCGGCAATCGCAGCGGTCATGGACTCGTCATACACGCCCTTGAAGGTCGGCACGACCTTGTAATCCTTCTGGCTTTCGTTGAACTGCTTGGCCAGGTCGTTGACCCACTCGTTGTTCACGGCAGTCATCGAATGCCACCATTGGATTTCGGTGGCGGCTTGTGCCGAGAAGGCGGTAGCGGCGACGGCGGCGGCCATGGCCAGTTGCTTGAATTGCATGAGGGCTCCTCTAACTATGGGTGACTAAATGTGCAGCACGCACATTAGGTCATGCATATGACATATACGTGTCATTGTTTGCCAGGACTTCGCGGACTGTCGTAGGTCTCAACCCTCAGAGGTTTGACAGTTTGATGACGTCGAAATGACGAACCAAGGCCGCGCGAAGCTGCGCCATTCTATGGCAAGCTCATTTCGTTTGTTGTTGGTAGTCTTTCGTATTGAGTTGTTTTTGATTCGTAAATGGTTGGTTCTGTCGTAAATAGCCTATGAAAATCGGGAGTTGCGCAAGAACATGGCTGGAATGATTCTTCAAATATCCTGCCTGGACATGTGTCAATGAACGAGGGGGGAAGCTGGAAAGGCTGCTGGCAGCTTCAGCGCTGGTTTCAAGGCGGCGCC
This window encodes:
- a CDS encoding Bug family tripartite tricarboxylate transporter substrate binding protein, giving the protein MKKTVRTCLAALMAGAGLLMSMGAQAADAFPSKPIRIVMGFPAGGPLDQHARLLTDKLQGILGQPVVVDYKPGAGGSVGAQDVMRSSADGYTLMLANTGVMVINPALYSKLPYSTLKDFTPIARTAMQPLALLVNNKVPAKNLQELIAYAKANPGKINFGSAGNGGISHLVPEMFKSAAGVDLVHIPYKGSAPAFTDLIGGQVQFMAESIPQAAAYHKQGKVRALAVTSKERNPALPEVPTAIESGLKGFEVVGFYGFLAPANTPKDVVAKLSNAFGQVMNMADVRGRMVEQGADPAFLDSEAFGKFLAAETPRWAAAVKASGTKLD
- the ugpQ gene encoding glycerophosphodiester phosphodiesterase → MTTALKPWPYPRWAAHRGAGKLAPENTMSAFRLGAQHGYRFFECDAKLSKDGVLFLMHDATLERTTNGHGIGGELTMGEIAQLDAGSWHSRAYAGEALPTLEALARWCLANHLHLNVEIKPTPGQEEETGRACGELMNRIWPKDIVQPLFTSFKASSLKCAREVAPHIPRGLLVDKLADGTGDADLKIALDLDCSAMVLNQGLWSPELVAKVHGAGLRCSSYTVNDEWAAQRLIDLGTDGIITDRVDLFSPAQTGKHI
- a CDS encoding sn-glycerol-3-phosphate import ATP-binding protein UgpC; protein product: MASISLKNIIKRYGTGKAAVPVIHGINVEIKDGEFIVLVGPSGCGKSTLLRMIAGLEEITDGDLLIGDKKVNDLEPAKRNIAMVFQNYALYPHMTNYENMAYGLKLAKVPEDEIKRRVDKAAKILELSHLLDRKPRQLSGGQRQRVAMGRAIVRQPQVFLFDEPLSNLDAKLRGQTRLEIQKLHAELGITSLFVTHDQVEAMTLAQRMVVMNGGYVEQFGTPEEVYHTPASTFVASFIGSPPMNLLKNSPNGKPGLILGIRPEHIDLVEAGGVEFKVHTVELLGAERLLYGKVGDEDVTVRVEEGKPFPKPGETARISAREDRLHWFNAETGKRV
- the ugpE gene encoding sn-glycerol-3-phosphate ABC transporter permease UgpE, producing the protein MVDRNPWLNFLSHAVLILGVAIVAFPLYLALIASTHTADAIVQAPMPLLPGAHMWDNYKEALLGSGKLGSNTNVVRMMWVSFVVAMIITVGKIAISLLSAFAIVYFRFPFKMLCFWAIFLTLMLPVEVRILPTYKVVAELGLLNSYAGLSLPLIASATATFLFRQFFLSVPDELVEAARIDGAGAMRFFKDILVPLSKTSIAALFVIQFIYGWNQYLWPLLMTTSEDMYPVVVGIKSMLGGGGDASVDWNIVMATAILAMLPPTAVVMLMQKWFVKGLVDTEK
- the ugpA gene encoding sn-glycerol-3-phosphate ABC transporter permease UgpA: MEKRVLFRSRWLPWVLIAPQLLIIGIFFFWPAGQAVLQSFQMEDAFGMSSEWVGLDNFRQLLDDPTYLNSFKRTALFSVLVAGIGIATSLALAIFADRIIRFAMVYKTLLIVPYAVAPVIAGVLWVFMFSPSIGVVTYYLGKLGYDWNHLMNENQAMTLIVIASVWKQISYNFLFFLAGLQSIPKALIEAASIDGAGPWRRFWNIQLPLLSPTTFFLLVINIVYAFFDTFGIIDAATHGGPGQSTSILVYKVYLDGFKALDLGGSAAQSVILMFIVVVLTVIQFRYVEKKVQY
- the ugpB gene encoding sn-glycerol-3-phosphate ABC transporter substrate-binding protein UgpB; the encoded protein is MQFKQLAMAAAVAATAFSAQAATEIQWWHSMTAVNNEWVNDLAKQFNESQKDYKVVPTFKGVYDESMTAAIAAFRSGNAPDILQVFEVGTATMMASKGATVPVGKVMADAGVAFDPKAYIPAVAGYYTAPNGQMLSFPFNSSTTIFYYNKDAFKKAGLNPDVAPKTWPEVFEAAKKLKASGHSCPMTLAWQGWTQLESFSTWHNVEFATEQNGLSANGYKARLKINSPLHVKHIDNLAAAAKAGEFVYKGRASTAQASFTAGECAMIQTSSGFYGDVAKNAKFAYGLAPLPYYPDVKGAPQNTVIGGASLWVMAGKSAEHYKGVAKFFEFLSQTKVQAASHQRTGYLPVTMAAYELTDKSGFYQKHPGTDTAVTQMIRKVTNNSRGIRLGNYVQIRTIEDEELEQVWAGKKTGQQALDAIVSRGNELLARFERSYKK